One stretch of Bradyrhizobium canariense DNA includes these proteins:
- a CDS encoding sensor domain-containing diguanylate cyclase: MRFGRRRNEASRPWRLSAKLLIASSVVTIIGFSAICASVLLDMRRGEEALARQTLENLASGIDADIGRNVELYDLSLRAVASSMVMPEVKDLSKPIRHLILFDHAATAKHFGAIQVFDADGQLTVDASTLDPVPENRADEEFFKVHRDRPDTGLFISRPMLHRGSYAIVLSRRITGADGRFLGVVAGSIRFSYFHEMFGRLNLGLADTITVVRRDGTVIMRVPFDLDVIGKNIGDVAGVKRALSEPSGWYSGQSVIDGMSRLYVWRDGTKPLVVLVGKPWSSILNLWRKEAIRIGAIMMALVLFMLAVTLFLAREISRRAQAEDKLEELATTDALTGLKNRRKFDATMDDEWRRATRQQTPLALLMIDADHFKAYNDTFGHQAGDQVLIGIAICISDSVRRAGDCAARYGGEEFAVLLPGLSSPEALVVAEKIRLKVQQWSDESEINTVSIGIASLTPGATIDWSELVGAADKALYAAKANGRNQSVLASIPKLSLVA, translated from the coding sequence ATGAGATTCGGACGGCGCAGGAACGAGGCCAGCCGGCCTTGGCGGCTATCAGCCAAGTTGCTGATCGCGTCCTCCGTGGTCACCATCATCGGCTTCTCCGCGATTTGCGCCAGCGTCCTGCTCGACATGCGTCGCGGCGAGGAGGCATTGGCCCGCCAGACGCTTGAGAACCTCGCATCCGGCATCGACGCCGACATCGGCCGCAACGTCGAGCTTTATGACCTGTCGCTACGCGCGGTCGCGAGCAGCATGGTGATGCCGGAGGTCAAGGACCTCAGCAAGCCGATCCGGCACCTGATCCTGTTCGACCACGCGGCGACTGCAAAACATTTTGGCGCGATCCAGGTGTTCGACGCCGACGGACAACTGACCGTCGACGCTTCGACGCTGGATCCTGTTCCCGAAAACCGCGCCGACGAAGAATTCTTCAAGGTGCATCGCGACCGACCCGATACCGGGCTGTTCATCAGCCGACCGATGCTGCATCGCGGCTCTTATGCCATCGTGCTGAGCCGGCGCATCACCGGAGCCGACGGGCGCTTTCTCGGCGTGGTCGCGGGCTCGATACGCTTCAGTTATTTTCACGAGATGTTCGGCCGTCTCAACCTTGGCCTGGCAGACACCATCACCGTGGTTCGCCGCGACGGCACCGTTATCATGCGGGTGCCGTTCGACCTCGATGTCATCGGCAAAAACATCGGAGATGTTGCCGGCGTGAAACGAGCGCTGTCCGAACCGAGCGGATGGTATTCAGGCCAGAGTGTGATCGACGGGATGTCGCGGCTCTATGTCTGGCGCGACGGCACCAAGCCGCTCGTCGTTCTGGTTGGCAAGCCATGGAGCAGCATTCTCAACCTCTGGCGCAAGGAGGCGATCCGGATCGGCGCGATCATGATGGCGCTGGTCCTGTTCATGCTCGCCGTGACCCTGTTCCTCGCGCGCGAAATCAGCCGCCGCGCGCAGGCGGAGGACAAGCTCGAGGAACTCGCGACAACCGATGCGCTGACGGGCCTGAAGAACCGGCGCAAGTTCGACGCCACGATGGATGACGAGTGGCGGCGTGCGACCCGCCAGCAAACGCCGCTCGCGCTCCTGATGATCGACGCCGACCATTTCAAGGCCTACAACGACACGTTCGGACATCAGGCCGGCGACCAGGTGCTGATCGGGATTGCCATCTGCATCTCGGATTCGGTTCGTCGCGCCGGCGATTGCGCCGCGCGATATGGCGGCGAGGAATTCGCCGTGTTGTTGCCGGGGCTATCATCCCCGGAAGCACTGGTGGTCGCCGAAAAGATCCGGCTGAAAGTCCAGCAATGGTCCGACGAGTCGGAAATCAACACCGTCAGCATCGGCATCGCCAGTCTGACGCCTGGCGCAACGATCGACTGGTCCG